Proteins from a single region of Lepus europaeus isolate LE1 chromosome 4, mLepTim1.pri, whole genome shotgun sequence:
- the C4H8orf33 gene encoding UPF0488 protein C8orf33 homolog, producing the protein PAPPRAPGTPRRRRVSGGANLARTLRPAQGPGRPAGERSAASGSGRPTCGAAARKANPAVCEGSAASRKSKKKKIRDRAPAANGGQTASEKPAPEEAPPSAEAQAEQLARELAWCVEQLELGLQTRKPTLKQREQAVGAIRTLRSDRTPLPRKRQLMRALFGDYRAQMDAERLEALRSLRAAARSAQVLPVSEATRKKSRKVCRLRPVGGAKATVDTPDEEFRFNFF; encoded by the exons cccgcgccgccccgcgcACCCGGAACTCCGCGTCGCCGCCGCGTTTCTGGAGGGGCGAATTTGGCTCGGACGCTGCGCCCTGCACAG GGCCCAGGACGTCCTGCTGGCGAGCGCTCTGCGGCCTCAGGCTCAG GGCGACCCACGTGCGGTGCCGCCGCCCGCAAAGCGAACCCCGCAGTCTGTGAGGGCAGTGCCGCCTCCAGGAAGTCCAAGAAGAAGAAAATCCGGGACAGGGCTCCTGCGGCGAACGGAGGCCAGACGGCTTCGGAGAAGCCGGCTCCGGAGGAAGCCCCGCCAAGTGCCGAGGCGCAG GCGGAGCAGCTGGCCCGAGAACTGGCCTGGTGCGTGgagcagttggagctgggcctccAGACGCGGAAACCCACCCTGAAGCAGA GAGAGCAGGCTGTCGGGGCCATACGAACCCTGCGCAGCGACAGGACGCCCCTGCCCCGGAAGCGGCAGCTGATGCGTGCCCTGTTTGGAGACTACAGGGCTCAGATGGATGCCGAGCGTCTGGAGGCCCTGCGGTCTCTTAGGGCTG ctgctcGGTCTGCCCAGGTCCTGCCTGTGAGTGAGGCCACCAGAAAGAAGAGCCGAAAGGTCTGCAGGCTGCGTCCAGTGGGAGGAGCCAAGGCCACTGTGGATACTCCTGATGAAGAGTTTAGGTTCAATTTCTTTTAG